The genomic stretch CAGTGAAGAGAAACGCCTTATGTCGTGTACttctgtgtatgtgcttgtgtctaagcctgtgtggtcagaggacaactttgaccAGTtacttctctcctcccaccacgtgGGCTCTGGCTATCTAGCTGCAGTTGTCAGTTGTGCTGTCTTCTTACTGAGTCACTCTGTCAGCCCTACACTGGGCAGTTGATGATGACAATTACTACAAGGGTATAGAGAAAGAGACTGGGGGCAGGGGAGTAAAACGCCCCTTCCCAAATACACTTCTCTGACAGGCGCTGGTTACTCAGTACTGCAGGCTTCTGGGTGGACACAGGCTGCCTCTGGGAAGGCCTTCTTTGGTGACAACTCTATGCTCTCTGCAATAGcaaacagcagaggcaggcagagcctttcCAGCAGACGTCCCAGCGGCCTAAGAAGATCTGCATGGGCAGACTGCGAGGCTAATGCCCAGCCCATGCAGAAGCCAGATGGATGGCCTTCTAAGAGACTGCTGTGTAACAGGACAACCTTTGCTCTCCTTGCCATTTTCCCTCAACCTCCCATAGTCTGCAGTCATCTCTCACCCTCCAAAGGTCTCAAGTCTCTTGCCcccactctttgttttgttttgtttttgtttttttgagacagagtttctctgtgtagccttggctatcctggactcactttgtagaccaggctggccttgaactcaaagatccacctgcctcccaagtgctaggagtaaaggcatgcgccaccacacccaaccctCAAGTCAAGCCCTTTTAGTTTCTTTCCTTACCCACGTTCATCTACACTGGTATGTTTATAAGCTAATCTGGCCGTTAACAATTTATTTCATAGAGTATCACTGTTCACTCttcagagggaaaaggaaaaacttcCCTACCAGATGCTACGGCAAGGTGTAGGAGAGAGAGCACCGAGCTCCCATGCCCTTCTGCTGTGTCCCCTTCCGCAGCCCTGGTGGCTCTCAAACCCTGTCTATTTGTGAGCATATATGGAGGTACACAGGCAATCAGCTTACTTTCAGCCCTTTCTTCCACAGGAGGGGCTGCTCTGAGCTAATCCTCTGAGGATACATCTGAGTCCCCTGGCAAACAGTACCAACTTTCCATAGGTCACTTCATTAACACAAACCCAGGTGGGATTGGAttaaaaggtgcttgctgtgacTAGCAAAGGGCTCTCACCACTGCAACTATGGAGCTGCACAGACAAAAGGCTACTACAAGATAGTCTCAAGTCTGTGTTTTATGAAActaggttaagaccactggctgttcttccaaaggtcccgagtacaattcccagcaactacatggcggctcacaaccatctgtaactccagctccaaaggatctaaCATCTTCTGATCTTCATGGGAACTAAGCAtacatgtggtatacacacatgcatgcaaacacaaatacacagtaaataaataaatccttaaaaaggGAGAGGGGGTATAGAACCTATGGGCAAGAATTGTAGACAAAACTcctcaaatatacatatatacatttgttcTTTGGTACCCATGGAGctaggcaggaagatcatgagttctaggccagcctgagtgagactgtctcaggaaatcaaaagtaaacaaataacttATACATGTCCTATAGtcagtctatctgtctgtctgtctgcctctctatcttagtttttcgaaacagggtttctctgggtagtcctggctggccttgaagtcacggagatctgcctgtctctgcctcctaactgctAAGTAAAGCATACATGCCCAGGCCTACAGTTTATTCTAAATTCTCTCTAAATAAGTCAAAACACTTAATACAAggtaaatattatataaatagtgtgaatgcaatttttttctttctttcttttttttagtatcTCTGACCCACGGCCCCAGGTGAGGAActcacagagggaggggagatggaCTGTCACAGGTACACTCCTTTTTTTAGGACTGAGATCTATTTGTACTTCATATATGCACTATCTTGACACaactatatttttttcagttgacaCAGATAACGTCTCCAGACAAAATCTTCTCTATAGTGTACCATCAGTGGTTGGACTTTGTGACAGAATTAAACTTACAAACTAAACTAACCAACTCAAAAACAAGATGGTTCACTTACTGTTGCTGCCTCTTCCAGGGCCTGTTTGTTTCCTCCAAGGGCTTTAAAAAGAACATCATATTTAGTTACTATCAGGTTTGAATGATGAGCTGTATTTCCGAGTACTatcaattctctctctcacacaggcTCAGTGCCGCCTTCAGTCCAGCACTGcctctcagtccctcccccaGGTTGCCCCCTCCAGGCTGTAGCTAGTTATCCCACCATCCAATGTCCTCAAAGTTCTTGTTGCTTCCAAACGTGTAGCTGTCCCCAGACTCAGTGCTTTGATGTGAAGTACTTCTTCTGCTCAGTATACTTCTATGTATCATACAAATTTCTATTCAGTCTTTAAAACTCAGCTCAAACAACACATTAAAACGGTTAATGTTTCTATTATAATGGACTGCTTCAAActgtaaatacacacatacatagtacaGCAAGTTACTCAAAAGCTACTTAAGCTATTTAGGTATCTACGCCCACCTGAACTGAATTCCAGCTAGAATATCCTGTAGTCCTGACATAGTAAATAGACAGACTAAAAAAGTGTAGAATGAAAACTTAGGTCAGTTCCTCTGTTAGAAATCTTTACAGGAGCTGTGCacagtagtgcacgcctttaatcccagtactcgggaagcagaggcaggcaatcgatgtgagttcgaggtcagcctggtctagagagtgagttccaggacaggcaggggtacacagagaaaccctgtctcaaacaaacaaaatcctcatGTATATACAGTTAAGATCTTAGGCCTTACAAACAAAATGCCTGAGGCTCAAACAGACTCATCTCTAAATCTGAGAGCTTGAGTAATGCATCTCTTTGTGCCCAAATCGTACCATTCTAAAACTGGTCtactgttgggcatggtggcacatgcctttaatcccagaatttgggcagcagaggcaggtagatctcaattgtgttcaaggccaccctggtttatataagagagttccaggatagctatggctagaaagagaccctgtctaaaaaaacaaaaacaaaaaacccaaaaaacaaaataaaactgtccTATCCCATTAGTCCTTAATACATACTTAATGGCTACTGCTCTCATCTCCTTTGTAGTGCTCATAATCCTAATTCcgtatgaatttttaaatgaccCTTCTCCACTAACCTGTAAGCTTCTAGGGGCGGGGAAAATGCCTATTTTGTCTCTTACTGCATCTTTAGCACCTAGCATAGTGACTGACACTCAACTTTGTAGAAATGAATGAACAGATGACCTAATAAGACACAACAGAAGAATCATTTAACTCTTGTGAGGCAAGACCTGCACTTTGACCTAGGAAGAAAGATATACACTGGTAGCTATTAGTGGTGAGGAAGATgaacagagaagggggaaggcACACAGccgataggagagaaaggagcctctATACTTTCTTAGAAGTTTAACAAGTGGTGGGAAATGGGTTGAGATTTTTCTCTAGTCAGAAAAATACTTTtgaggccaggtgcagtggctcagctcttgagaggcagaggcaggcagatcgctgtgagttcaaggccaatcaggtctacagaaagagtccaggacagctaaggctacacagagaaaccctgtcttataaaCCCAAAccaaggctgggcgtggtggtgcacgcctttaatcccagcactcgggaggccagcctggtctacaaagtgagtccaggacagccaaggctacacagagagaccctgtcttgggaaacaaaaacaaaaacccctcctGTCTTTGCAGTTCACAAGTGACTTGCTCATTTTTAAACTGGcaatttctataaaaaaaaagagctgtttgAGGACGCTGTTCTAATTGAGCACTGACAAAACCAAatcattttttccttaatttattcattcatccatttttaaaaggctaagtATACAAAAGTATTTCCTGATGTATGAAAAATTATGTGAAATTGACATTTTAGTGGGCCCAGAAATAAAATTCACCATGGCTCTTTCGGAACTATAATCGAAATCCAGTTCCAGAAAACTAAAACATTTGTTACCTGGTCTACTGAGGGAAAAGGTTTGCCTACCCCGTGAGCTGGATGACAGTTCTAGGTGGGACTGGGCACTAGGGTAAATTTAAATCACAaacccattctttcctcccccaaaCCTGGGTGTGTCCTcttagacacagagagagacggTAAGAATGTATGGTGTGCCGTGGTCTTGCAATGCTCTCCCACCCTCTGTAAAGCTGCAGGGAGAACTTTATAGTCCTACCCAGTGCCTGTATCCTTGCCTACTGAAAGGTAGGCTAATTTAGGCTAGGTCATGTCGGTGTGgcacaccctctccctccccctgaaAGCCATCAAGAATCAGAAGCTCACGTTGTTTCCTGGATTtgatctctttcttctcctcctcctcctcctcctctgcctttctctccctcctcgtTCAAGGCCCCATCACGCTCTCTCTGGTATATTTCTCCTAATGCTCTCCCACTCAGCTGTGAAGGTGAGAGACGCGCTGCGCTGCCTTAATAAGGCTCATCTGAACGGTAATTCATATCAGCTTCCTTACTGTGGGCCTGTCATTCTTTTATAAGTTATGACAGGTGGCAGTTTTCCACCAGTGGTTACGTTAGACCTGATTAAGAAGGGGACATTTGAACGAGTCCCTGCAGAAGGCTTTTAAGATAAGTACTAGTCGGCCACGGGGAAAACGCTAGCAGCTCTTACCGAAGTAGTCGAGCCAGTTCATCTCTCGCAGCGCCTTGGGGAGTCGGAGGACCTCAATGTTGTACAGGTTTTCCACCTCCTTGAGGAGATTCTGTCTGTCGGACTCAATTTGCTTGGTTCGAATTTGCACTGAGAAAAGGGCAAGGGCGATGCCGTGTCAGGAGGTGTGCGAAGCGGTCGCACCCGCGCCCCAACCCACCCAAATCTCGCTACCATGCCAATCTGCCCCTTACCCTCGCGGTCGAAGTCCTTCAGAAAAGAGGCGAGCTTCCGGCTCCGCAGAGTGTTGGTCTTGGCCCCGCGGCTGCTGCCCTTCCTGGGAGCCATGACCGGATGCGGGCTGCGTCGAGCGAAGGGCCGAGCAGCCGGAACAGCGGCTGAGACGGGGAGAGGGCACCTGCACAACCTCGGGGCAGCGGGAGTTAAGTCGTTGGAGTCTAGGTACCCAGAAGTCTGCTGAAACGTACCTGCGGGCCCCAAAACACAGACGTAGGAAACCTCACAGCTCCAACCGCACCTCCGCTAACCGCCACCCAATTCAAACTCAACGGACACAGGCTGGCCAATAACAAGCCGCCGTCTTAGACCAGTTCTCACAATGCCCAATCACAACAAAGCTTCTTCTCCATCCGGCAGCCAATCCTCACGGAGGACTTCAATGCCCAGAAGTCATTGCGGCACATGACATCTTTTCGCGACTCCAGAGTCGCGCTAAGGGAGACTCTAGAGTTCTCTTTTGAGCATGTGCAGTGAGTGCCAAGCGCACTGTTTTTGGTGTATTCAGGTTCGACAACTCAGGATTTAAGTTTTCCTGCTGATCTAGAAACACGCCTGACAGTCtcaaagagagaagacaggattCTGACTCCAGAAGCGCGGGTCCGAAGGTAGCCAAGCCCCAGGGACTCTCCATCTAAAGTGGGAAGTtgccctgtcttgaagaaacccCATCGGAAGACCTCCAGGACCCGCTCCTGGGGTGAGAAGCAGGGGACCTTCTTTTTGaagcctcttctctcccccccccccgccctctctcaccctcccccccacccgcacacacacacacgggacagCGGATCACCATGTAAcgctggctggtctggaactccatgtagattaggttggcctcaaactcacagagatctgtctgtctccccagcgctaggattaaaggcgcatgcctcAATGCCCAGCTAACGGTGTTTTAAATACAGGCTTAGGCACAAAGATTAAGAGAGAGACACCTAGGTAGAAAATAAAGACACATGCAGGCTATTCAAAGTATCTCAGAGTAAGACAGAGCCAAGTGGTTATGGGCTTCTCAAGGGAGATTGACAATTGAATTTCCTccctgttttttcgagacagggtttctctgtgtagccctggctgtactggaactctgtagaccaggcagggcttggtcggcctgcctctgcctcaaggaGTGAGCCGCCACTGCTCGCCTATCaattgattttctctttctttctttctttctaagatttatttattgcatatacagtattctgcctgcttgtgagccagttggccagaagagggcaccagatcccattgaaggtggttgtgaaccaccatgtcgttgctgggaattgaactcaggatctttgaaagAACTGATAGTGTGACaacactcttaacctctgggccagctcaccagcttttttttttttttttttttttttttttttgagatacaggttttctctctgtatccttggctgtcctggactcactttgtagaccaggctggccttgaactcacagagatccactgggattaaaggtgtgtgccaccatgcccgtctttttgattttcttaatattagccatgtatatgtaatattttgGTGGCTTTCAAGTAAAATCTCAAAAGGATTTCTAAAAAACCTTGTTATTCCCTTATCTCTCCTCTTGTTTGATAAGAGAAGTGAGAAGATGCCTTGGGTGGTATTATAATCTAATAAAGTGAAACTGGGAGCTCCTATGGCTATACAAGGGGCGGTTCGGGTTCTTTCTCTATACATGGCATTCTGGTGAGATTTTAGAAGATTGAAGGTTTTcagctgggaaggaagaaaggccttAAGCAGTTGGTAAGTGTACTGCTGGAATTCTCACTTCATTGTTGGCTAACGGTGTCAGTGTGCATCCAGGATAAGGAgcatctgctttgtttttgttttctcatgactCTCCAAAGTCTCCCTACCTTTCTATATTGCCTTGAGACTATTTGAAGACCAAAACTGGCCTTCTCATGAGGTCAGAAATGACTCACCCTGGACCCAGGCCCTCCCCTTCTGGTACCctgactcttgttttgtttttgtcttctcagAAGATGGCTCATGACCAGCCTTTGCTGGCTGTGCAGGAGGCCCTGAAGAAGTGCTTCCCCGTGGTGGAGGGGCAGCAAGACTTGTGGCAGAACACCTTGCAGGACtgctcacctctcctctcttctctcagcaACCTGGCTGAGCAGCTTCAGGCTGCACAGAGTCTGCAGTTTGAGGACGTGCCGGCCCTTCGTCCTTTTCCAGACTTACAGGAGCGGCTGAGGCGCAAGCAACTGGAAGCCGGCGACATTGTCCTGGACAAGCTAACTGAGAGGCTGTAAGAGGCTCCATGGCCCCTTTTCTTGGTGGAAACATGTTAAAGCTGTGTGACATGCCAGCCCCAGTCAGGGTGGGCAGACAAAAGCTTGCAGAAGCAAGCTGGTAGTGGGCATGCAAGGGACTAAGGttggatgtctgagtttgaggccagcctgggcttcattgtaagaccatgtcttaaaaacaaacaaacaaagcctatTAAAAAAACAGGCCAGGCCCGgtgtttaatctcagcattcaggaggcaaagacaggcagatctgtgagttcaaggccagcctggtctacatagagagttccaggacaaccagggctacacagagaaatcctgtctcaaaacaaatgattaagtaaacaaacaaacaaacaaacaaaaataaccccaAACCAACTACATAAACAAAGAAATTgcaaaagcagaaaaggagaggagtggagaaagCGTATAGCCCTCTTCTGCAGTTGTCTTTGCTGTACGTTAGGGTTAGTAAGTTCCAGAGCTAAGGGCTTCTGTACATTGCCATATACACGTCTGGCTTAACCCGGCACATACATTTGGAATCGAGAAAATAGAAAGTCCAACTGCTTGTCCTGATCCCATGGCGGGTGACTAGAGCTGGGCTTCTAAAGCACACCTACCACCCGAGCTGCTGCTCTTTACCAGCTCTTTGCTCTGTACACAAGTGATACCTGTGTAACTGAAATAGCCCACAACATAGTAACAAAACAGCTGTTAAACTGATAGTTTGctatctggtttttgtttgttagttagtttgtttgtttgtttcttttcttttctttctttttcttctttttttttttttttttttgtttgtttttgtttttttgagacagggtcttctctctgtgttagccttggctgtcctggactccctttgtagaccaggctggcctggaactcacagcaatccacctgtctctgctcccaagtgctgggattaaaggcctgcaccactaggCCGACTTGTTAGTTTGTTTCTAATGCTGGACACATCGATTTATACTTGCAGATTTGGGGTTGTTTCCTGTTTTTACATTGTAAAAACAGCTGGATATTTTTAGAGCCTGAGTTGTGGGCTAGGTGATCCTTTGTCCTTTGGGAAGTTACAGTCTTTATTTTGGTGATGGCCCTCTTAGAGTCAGCCTTAGAATAATACCTAGGCATTGCAGAAAGTACTTTGTACACATCGTATTTATCTTTCTAGTGGCCTTTCATTCACTGATACACTAACTGTGTCTTTGTTGTATATGTAGTCCTGGTTTTGGGGAACACAGTGAGCAAAGGAACCTTTATGCGCAGGGGACATAACTTTCTCAGGCTGTCTGTGTTCCCTGTGTCCGCATTGCCATTGGAGAACTGCTCAACGCTGGGCGAGGGGccatactcctgtaatcccagcactcgggaggcagaggcaggtgatctctatgagttcgaagccagcctggtgtacaaagtaagtcgaggacagccaaggctatacagaaaaacactgtcttgaaaagcgaaaaaacaaaacaaaacaaacaaacaaacaaaactggtcAAACAGGGCAGTCAAGatggcttcttgtttgtttgtttgtttgcttgggtttttttgaggcagggtttctctgtgtatccttagctgtcctagactctctttgaagaccaggctggcctcgaactcacactgatcctcctgcctctgcctcccgagtggtgggattaaaggcgtgcaccaccacacccggctaagatGGCTTattgagtaaaggtgcttgccatgcaagcctgttgacccaggttcaatccccagaatccacggAGAGGTGGACGGACAGAATAGACACCACAAAGTagacctctgccctctgcacgGGTGCTGTGGCACTTGTGTGCTCTTTCCCCCTACTAAATTCAAAAGAATTTGCAAAGTGGaactggggtgtagctcagtggtaaaccACTTCCCTAGTATGTCTGTGGGTTTGAGTCCCCcctaaaacaaaacccccaaatgcCAGGAGTGGTTTAAGAAGCCTTACTTCCTATCTCTTTTGTGGCACACAGAGCCGCCCTCCTCAAGGTTCGTGACACCATCAGCAGCCATGTGGAGCAGGTGTTTCACACCTACGAGCAGCATGCGGCTCTGCTTGACGTGGATGCTGTCCTGAGGCCCTCGGCCGCGAGCCCGTCTGTGGCTGACATGCTGGAGTGGCTGCAGGACATCGACAGACATTATCGAAGCTCATATCCTTCCCGTGCTTCCAGACCACCCAGAGCTGCTCAGCAGGCTGGAGGAGTTGCTGCATCTTTAGTGCTCGGACTTGGCTCCTccctgcatttgtttttgtttctaatagtCATTTCCTATAGTTCACCTGCTAGGCACCACTGTAAGTGCTCGGAGGCaggcagaagaaaagggaaatatataGTGTCAGCGGTGGCGAGTGCCAAGAATAAAGCGgagaaggggaggtgggaaggtggggctgggatTTTAATAGTGTGGTCAGGGAGGCACCTGAGGATTTGAAAGAGTGAAGGCATGAGTCATGTGGCTATTCGGAAGAAGAATGGTCCAGCAGAGGGGACATCTAGTGAAAAGGCCCCAGGTGGGAGTATGCCCTGGTATTCTTAGGAAACAGCCACGAGGCCAGTGTGTCGAGGGCGGGGCCATGAGGATAGTCACGGAGGGCCTTGATTTTTGAGAAGGATCTCGAAGGTTTTAGCTTTCCTCTGAAATGAGAATTCTGAGAAAATTTAAAGCAGAATTGTGTGCTCATGGCCTATGTAACAGTGCTGGCCTTGGGAAGAGCACTTGACATGGGGGAGCGAACCTGAGAGCAATGAATTTGCTGCACTTCTGGCCTTTTCTTCTTGATTCTTGCCCATTACTGTCATCTGCCCCTGGCTTGCTCCCTTTACTGCTGCTCCTAGCCTTGAGTCTCAGTTTCCTGTGGCTACTTCCAGCTGCCTCACTTAGTGAACTGCAAATTCAAGTTTAAGGCTGAAAATGGACCAGCAGTGTCCACTGTGTTAGTGATTTTCATGTTGTTGTAACCAAGTGTTCAACAAGAGGCAGCCTAAGGATGGACAGATCTGCTTCAGTTCATGGCATTAGGGGATATGGTCCATGGAAGGGAGGGCACGGGGACAGGGTCACGGTCACTGGTGGCATCAcacctgcagtcaggaagcagagagtgatagaTGCGGGCACCCtgtccactttctttttattcattctgagatcccagcacatggaatgGTGCCATCCATATTCAAAGTGGGTCttccaggccgggcgtggtggcgcacgcctttattccttgcactcgggaggcagaggcaggtggatcgctgtgagttcaaggccagcctggtctacaaagtgaggccagggcagccaaggccacacagagaaacgctgtcccggagggggcaggggaaggtgggtcttcccatttAAACCTTTC from Acomys russatus chromosome 29, mAcoRus1.1, whole genome shotgun sequence encodes the following:
- the C29H1orf109 gene encoding ribosome biogenesis protein C1orf109 homolog, which gives rise to MRSEMTHPGPRPSPSGTLTLVLFLSSQKMAHDQPLLAVQEALKKCFPVVEGQQDLWQNTLQDCSPLLSSLSNLAEQLQAAQSLQFEDVPALRPFPDLQERLRRKQLEAGDIVLDKLTERLAALLKVRDTISSHVEQVFHTYEQHAALLDVDAVLRPSAASPSVADMLEWLQDIDRHYRSSYLKRKYLLSSIHWGDLASIQSLPKAWDQISEDESQSLVPDILVSVSFFLEEPGGCAASGDLEHHS